The region TTTTATCTCATCCCTTTTTTTTTACTTAAATTTTGAAATTAATAAAAATGTCACACTAAAGCCACTTAGTTGATTTATCATTTCATTATAAAAAGAATTTATAAAAAGGATATGTTATGAGCAATAATGTAAAAATGGCAATTCCAATAGTAATTGCGGTTGTTGTAGCACTTCTTCCTACACCTGAAGGTTTAGCTGTAAATGCACACTATTTCTTCGCAGTGTTTCTAGGAGTAATTGTTGGGCTTATTTTGGAGCCTATCCCACCAGCATTAATTGGTTTAGTTGGTGTTGCATTTTCTGCTACTTTTGGATTAGTTGGAGAAAGTGCGAAAGAAGCAAGAGATTGGGCCTTAAGTGGTTTCTCAAACGGTGTAATCTGGTTGATTTTTGCAGCATTTATGTTTGCATTAGGTTACAAAAAATCAGGTTTAGGAAAACGTATATCATTGATATTGGTTAAAAAACTTGGTAAAACAACTCTTGGTTTAGGGTATGCTGTAGCGTTTGCTGATGGTATTTTATCACCATTTATGCCTTCTAATACAGCAAGAAGTGCGGGGACTATTTTCCCTATTGCTATTAACATTCCACAAATGTTTAATTCATTACCAGATAATGAACCAAGAAAAATAGGTTCTTATATTTCATGGGTTGCAATTGCAGCTACTTGTGTAACTAGTTCAATGTTTTTAACTGCACTAGCACCAAACTTGCTAGCAGTTTCATTAGTTGAAAAAAATATTGGTGTTGCTATTGAGTGGGGAACTTGGTTTACTACTTTAGCGATGATTATGGTGCCTTTATTTTTAGCAGTACCATATTTAGCATATATTATTTATCCGCCAGAACAAAAATATTCTCCTGAAGCTCCAGCATGGGCAGCAGCTGAATTAGAAAAAATGGGTTCAATCTCTAAAAAAGAGATATTAATGTTATGCTTTGGTATCTTAGCTTTAGTTTTATGGATATTTGGAAAACAATTTGGAGTAAATGGTACAGTTGCAGCTATTGCAGTACTTTGTTTACTTGTGTTATTTAACGTAATATCTTGGGAAGATGTAATTACAAATAAAGGTGCAATCAATGTATTCATTTGGTTTGCTACTTTAGTTGCAATGGCAGCAGGGTTAAAAAAAGTTGGATATTTAAAATGGGCATCAGGTCTTATTTCAAGCTGGCTAGTTGGTCTTGATCCTGTGATGATAGGAATTATATTGGTAATATTATTCTTCTTATTCCACTATTTATTTGCAAGTGTAACTGCGCATGTTGTTGCTTTACTTCCTTTATTCTTAGGAATTGCAGCAAATCTATTACCAGTTGAGATGCTTCAACCAACTGCAATGTTACTTGTTGGTTCTTTAGGTCTTATGGGTATTATAACTCCATATGCTACAGGTCCTTCACCAATTTGGTATGGAGCTGGATATATATCTCAAGCAAAATGGTGGATGTTAGGTGGAATCTTCGGAGCTTTATTCTTAGCTGCCTTAGTTTTACTTGGATTTATTATTCTATAAATCTTGAGAATAGATTTAAAAGAGGTCAAGCTTTTTTGACCTCTTTTTTTATTTAAACTTCACTATAATATCTACTATGAAGAAGCTACTTTTATTTTTAATCTTTCCAATTTTTCTTTTTGCTAATAATTCTATTTTGATTATTAATTCATATCATAAGGGATATGAGTTTAGTGACAACATTATTAATGGTATAGAAAAAACATTATATAGTCATACAGATATTGATTTAAATATTTTATATATGGATTCTAAAAGAGTTACTTCAGAAGAGTATTTAAATAGTTTGGAGAAGTTATATAAAGTACAGTTAAAAAACAGAAAATATGATTTAATAATTGCTGTTGATAGGTTTGCATACGATTTTGTTTTGGATATATACAATGACTTTTTTGATGATGAGCCCATACTTGCAGTTGGAATTGAAAATTTCTCCCAAGAAAAAGCTAAAAACTATGGGGTGGAAGATAAAGTTTCTGCCTTACTTGAAAGAAGAGATCTCCAAGGAAATGTAGACATTATTCGTACAATTTTTCCAAGTATGAATAAACTTTATATTATAAATGATAAAAGTCTAAATGCTCTACATACTGAACCACTTATAAATGAATTAATTGATAATTTTAATGGAAGTTTTGATTTAAAATATATAAAAGAGGATAGCTTAGAAGATTTGAGAAAAAGATTTTCTAAAAAAGAGGAATCTAGTGCGGCACTTTTTATAAGGTTTTATAAAAATACAAATGGTGAATTAAATAAAAACCAAGAGATAGCAGATTTTATAAAAGATGCAAAGATTCCAATTTTTGTTACAGATTCTTTATTTATAAAAAAAGGAGCAACTGGTGGAAAAGTTGTTGATTTATATAGATTTGGAATTACTTCAGGAGAAATGGCTTTAGACATATTAGCTGGAAAGCCTCATAAAGTTGTAATATCTGATGATTTATATTATATTTTTGATTCAACTAAATTGGGAGAATTTACTCTTCCAGTGGAAGCTCTTAAAGTTCCATATGAGTTGGTAAATAAAAGATTGACTTATTATGATAAACATAGAGGATTTATTAATTTTGTCTTTACTATTTCACCTTTTTTAGTTTTTCTTATTTTAGGTTTGATTCATAACATATATATGAGAAAGCAGGTTGAAAAAGATTTAAGAAGTAGAATTGAATTTGACGAAACCCTTTTAAATGCAATTGAAAGTCCAATTTTTTGGCAAGATTCAAAAGGGATAATTGTTGATTCAAATAATACTTTTTGTAGATTGGTTGAGGTTGAGTGCAAAGATTTATATGGAAAAAGACTTGAGGATTTTAAAGATAATATAAAAGTTTCAAAAGTAATAGAAGTATTAGAAAAATATAGACAAAATGAAGATGAAAATTATGAGTTTCATTATGAAGATACTTTTGGTAAAAATAGAATTTATCTTCTTAAACAAGAGCAGTTTAAAGATAAAAAAAGTAGTGCAGAGGGTTATGTAACTATTTTTACAGATATTACAAAAGAGAAAGAGATAGCTTTAGAACAACAAAAAAATAGACAGTTTGTAATTCAACAAAGTAAATTAGCAGAGATTGGTGAAATATTTTCTTCTATTGCACATCAATGGAAATCACCCCTTGTGGAAATAACCGCAATTGCTCAAGAACTATTTTATACAAAAAACTGTAAAGATATAAAAGAAGATGATAGTTTTGTAAAAGATATTATGCATCAAGTAACCTATATGACTGATACAATTAATGATTTCCAAAAATTTATAATGCCTTCAAATAAAAAAATTAATTTTAATATTGAAGAAGCAATAAAATCTATGCTTCAAATTGTCCATCATAATATGAAGTATAATAATATAAAAATAAGTCTAAATATAGAAAAGAATACAAATCTTAATGTATATGGGTATAAAAATGAGTTTATGCAATCTTTTTTAAATATAATAAACAATGCAAAAGATGCACTTTTAAATAAAGATTATAAAGATAGAAAAATTGATATTAATTTGTTAAATCATGGTGACCATCTAATAATAACTATAAAAGATAATGCAGGTGGGATTAAAGATGAAAATCCATATAAAATTTTTGAACCATATTTTACAACTAAAGAGGATGGTCATGGTATTGGTCTTTATATGACTAAAGTTATTATTGAAGATAAAATGGATGGACAAATTTTTGTTAAAAATGTAGAGGATGGAGCAATGTTTACTATAAGATTAGGACAAAAAGTATGAAAATTTTAGTTTTAGAAGATAATGAAAGATTGTCAAATGTTATAAAACAAGCATTAGTTGCAGAAGGATATACTGTTGATTGTTTTTTTGATGGAGATGATGCTTCAGAAGCTTTAGGAAACGGTTATTCATGTTTTATTTTAGATATAAATGTTCCTAATCTTGATGGAATATCTATTTTAGAGTATATAAGATATAACCATAGTACAATACCTGTTATTATCATTAGTTCAAATCATGATTTAGAAAAAATACAAAAGTCTTATGAAAAAGGGTGCGATGATTATCTAAAAAAACCTTTTTATATTTTAGAACTTGTCCAAAAGGTTAAAAAACTTTGTGTTGTAAAAAAACAATATTTAAATTTTGATGAAGAGTATAAGTATGATTTTATAAATCATAAACTTTTTAAAAATGATTTAGAGATTGAACTTACTAAAAAAGAGATTTTATTTTTAGAACTTTTTTCATCAAACTTACACCATGTAGCAACATACGATGAGTTGGAAGAATATGTATGGGAAGGTGAAGAAACTACACTTGTAAATATAAGGTCAATGATAAAAAGATTAAGAAAAAAACTTCCTGGGGATCGTATTGTTATAGTAAAAGGTATGGGATACTCTCTAAATAAAAATGTGACATTGTGTTAGTAAAAAGCCTTAGAAAAATCTAAGGCTTTTAGTAGGACGATTAAATTCATTTTGTTAAGAAGCTTGTATAATTTTTTCTTGTGTCACCTCCTGAATTAGATTAAAACACATACTAAATAGCTCTCCATTTAGCAGGCCCAGTAGTATGAATAGAGTTACCTTCTGTGTCAACAGCAACAGTAACAGGCATGTCTTTTACCTCAAACTCATAAATAGCTTCCATTCCCATCTCTTCAAATGCTAATACTTTTGCATCTTTAATTGATTGTGAAATTAAATAAGCTGCTCCACCTGTTGCAATTAAATACATAGATTTATACTCTTTGATTAAATCAATTGTTGGTTGCTTTCTTTCAGCTTTACCAATCATTCCCATGATTCCAATTTCCATCATGTCTTTTGTAAATTTATCCATTCTTGTAGATGTAGTAGGTCCAGCAGGTCCAACTTTCTCATCTCTTACTGGATCAACTGGTCCAACATAATAAATAAATCTGTCTTTTAAATCTACTCCATTTGGAAGTGGTTTATTTGCATTTTTATATTCAACTATTTTTTTATGAGCTGCATCTCTTGCAGTTAAGATTTTTCCAGATAATAGTAATGTATCACCTGATTTAAACTCTTGTAGTTTCTCTTTTGTTAAATCTTCAATATTTACTTTCTTAATAGTATCCATTGGTAATTCAATATCTGGCCAAAGGTCTAAATCTGGTTTCTCAAATTTAGCTGCTCCATTACCATCTAATTCAAAATGAATATGTCTAGTAGCTGCACAGTTTGGAATCATAGCTACTGGTAATGAAGCGGCGTGACATGGGTAATCTAAGATTTTTACATCTAATACAGTTGTGATACCACCAAGTCCTTGTGCACCAATACCAATTTTATTGATATCTTCATATAGTCTTAGTCTTAACTCTTCAACTGCATTTTGAGGTCCTCTTTCTTTAAGTTCATGAATATCAACATGACCCATTAAAGCTTCTTTAGCCATAAGCATTGCTTTTTCTGGATTTCCACCAATACCAATACCTAAGATTCCTGGAGGACACCATCCAGCTCCCATTTGTGCTACATTATCCATAACCCAAGTATAGATATCATCAGATGGATTTAAAACAGTGAATTTAGATTTATTTTCACTTCCTCCACCTT is a window of Halarcobacter sp. DNA encoding:
- a CDS encoding DASS family sodium-coupled anion symporter, which translates into the protein MSNNVKMAIPIVIAVVVALLPTPEGLAVNAHYFFAVFLGVIVGLILEPIPPALIGLVGVAFSATFGLVGESAKEARDWALSGFSNGVIWLIFAAFMFALGYKKSGLGKRISLILVKKLGKTTLGLGYAVAFADGILSPFMPSNTARSAGTIFPIAINIPQMFNSLPDNEPRKIGSYISWVAIAATCVTSSMFLTALAPNLLAVSLVEKNIGVAIEWGTWFTTLAMIMVPLFLAVPYLAYIIYPPEQKYSPEAPAWAAAELEKMGSISKKEILMLCFGILALVLWIFGKQFGVNGTVAAIAVLCLLVLFNVISWEDVITNKGAINVFIWFATLVAMAAGLKKVGYLKWASGLISSWLVGLDPVMIGIILVILFFLFHYLFASVTAHVVALLPLFLGIAANLLPVEMLQPTAMLLVGSLGLMGIITPYATGPSPIWYGAGYISQAKWWMLGGIFGALFLAALVLLGFIIL
- a CDS encoding ABC transporter substrate binding protein; translation: MKKLLLFLIFPIFLFANNSILIINSYHKGYEFSDNIINGIEKTLYSHTDIDLNILYMDSKRVTSEEYLNSLEKLYKVQLKNRKYDLIIAVDRFAYDFVLDIYNDFFDDEPILAVGIENFSQEKAKNYGVEDKVSALLERRDLQGNVDIIRTIFPSMNKLYIINDKSLNALHTEPLINELIDNFNGSFDLKYIKEDSLEDLRKRFSKKEESSAALFIRFYKNTNGELNKNQEIADFIKDAKIPIFVTDSLFIKKGATGGKVVDLYRFGITSGEMALDILAGKPHKVVISDDLYYIFDSTKLGEFTLPVEALKVPYELVNKRLTYYDKHRGFINFVFTISPFLVFLILGLIHNIYMRKQVEKDLRSRIEFDETLLNAIESPIFWQDSKGIIVDSNNTFCRLVEVECKDLYGKRLEDFKDNIKVSKVIEVLEKYRQNEDENYEFHYEDTFGKNRIYLLKQEQFKDKKSSAEGYVTIFTDITKEKEIALEQQKNRQFVIQQSKLAEIGEIFSSIAHQWKSPLVEITAIAQELFYTKNCKDIKEDDSFVKDIMHQVTYMTDTINDFQKFIMPSNKKINFNIEEAIKSMLQIVHHNMKYNNIKISLNIEKNTNLNVYGYKNEFMQSFLNIINNAKDALLNKDYKDRKIDINLLNHGDHLIITIKDNAGGIKDENPYKIFEPYFTTKEDGHGIGLYMTKVIIEDKMDGQIFVKNVEDGAMFTIRLGQKV
- a CDS encoding response regulator transcription factor — its product is MKILVLEDNERLSNVIKQALVAEGYTVDCFFDGDDASEALGNGYSCFILDINVPNLDGISILEYIRYNHSTIPVIIISSNHDLEKIQKSYEKGCDDYLKKPFYILELVQKVKKLCVVKKQYLNFDEEYKYDFINHKLFKNDLEIELTKKEILFLELFSSNLHHVATYDELEEYVWEGEETTLVNIRSMIKRLRKKLPGDRIVIVKGMGYSLNKNVTLC
- a CDS encoding fumarate hydratase; amino-acid sequence: MAKITQEDIKQSIADAVQYISYYHPEDFVKGMVEAYEKEKSESAKNAIGQILINSKMCAMGHRPLCQDTGSVNVFIKIGTKAELDITNELEDIINAGVAQGYTHPDNTLRYSIVSDPAGERKNTKNNTPAVIHYSVDNSDKIEITVAAKGGGSENKSKFTVLNPSDDIYTWVMDNVAQMGAGWCPPGILGIGIGGNPEKAMLMAKEALMGHVDIHELKERGPQNAVEELRLRLYEDINKIGIGAQGLGGITTVLDVKILDYPCHAASLPVAMIPNCAATRHIHFELDGNGAAKFEKPDLDLWPDIELPMDTIKKVNIEDLTKEKLQEFKSGDTLLLSGKILTARDAAHKKIVEYKNANKPLPNGVDLKDRFIYYVGPVDPVRDEKVGPAGPTTSTRMDKFTKDMMEIGIMGMIGKAERKQPTIDLIKEYKSMYLIATGGAAYLISQSIKDAKVLAFEEMGMEAIYEFEVKDMPVTVAVDTEGNSIHTTGPAKWRAI